One segment of Triticum aestivum cultivar Chinese Spring chromosome 2A, IWGSC CS RefSeq v2.1, whole genome shotgun sequence DNA contains the following:
- the LOC123191276 gene encoding DUF724 domain-containing protein 3 — protein sequence MGRHRFRRRPPTPSSSSSSSSSSSELDDMLPVGAEVEVRNEDPGFAGSFYEATVAAHLPSSPSSSDRGGNKCYTVVYSTLESDDGEPLQEAAAAASVRPRPPRAAPRRFAVHDMVEALHSEGWWAGVVSAVAPAPAVAGGDLRRRPRRVYQVAFPTSRETIEFQEADLRPHREFVAGRWVPAAKADNASPSFSEGDQVEVSQSGTNFGESWNPASVLKVIGATNFLVKYMHNGKDGKSATEILDSQYIRPARSITRIDSKYRFSPSSHVEVLHEDSWWPGVILKVLGTGIDKKYVVMLDCHKTDLDEIDMDALRVEITQLRPLCDWDGEKWVPCLKKESAKRPISAALDNDSDKISDEPGSHVDKKKLKNADVIPEQISPLLSVGKENIEITRKQGNAVLAPRSELSPPSLPPMSSFGRLSSSSSPATSCHLAQSSSHIQASLFGAFGQSRPIPQGLPLGTRSLISSFFTGIEGSKRVLSDPDKQSTAGTGTEPFRQMEGCVSLQTAVPVGEKPETPMERIDAKAIEEGSNVVSVSEDRSQSHQGNATHDSCCPLSAEYVAVHESIMRTSGQLSESSAIQHLPIVKTSPLWAQLEALEIFRTTPQRPNLHQFQQHVPELHEGLALGLMISFADLAESINRLGVQDDNELLERKMECLAYLEASGFDVGDLRSRVEALIRMKKLEEEIAREEADDRELGTQLRALAMAVHHLELHAYLVRNVIRSTVARRMNNAMEISRLKAEANNLSTAMPRTRYIIAKTTAPHTPPSNPSKLTLSPLRSRCHIKHKVLLFIPYWIVIDMH from the exons ATGGGGCGTCACCGTTTCAGGAGGCGCCCtccgaccccctcctcctcctcctcctcctcttcctcctcgtcggagctcgaCGACATGCTGCCGGTGGGCGCGGAGGTGGAGGTGCGCAACGAGGACCCGGGCTTCGCCGGCTCCTTCTACGAGGCCACCGTCGCGGcccacctcccctcctccccctcctcctccgaccGCGGCGGCAACAAATGCTACACGGTGGTCTACTCCACGCTGGAGAGCGACGACGGCGAGCCCCTCCAGGAGGCCGCGGCGGCCGCCTCCGTGCGCCCCCGCCCCCCACGCGCCGCGCCGAGGCGGTTCGCGGTGCACGACATGGTGGAGGCGCTGCACAGCGAGGGGTGGTGGGCCGGCGTCGTCTCCGCCGTCGCCCCGGCGCCTGCGGTGGCCGGAGGGGATCTGCGGCGCCGGCCGAGGCGGGTGTACCAGGTCGCGTTCCCCACGTCGCGGGAGACGATCGAGTTCCAGGAGGCGGACCTCCGGCCGCACCGCGAGTTCGTCGCCGGCCGCTGGGTCCCAGCTGCCAAGGCG GACAATGCATCTCCTTCTTTCAGCGAGGGAGACCAAGTTGAAGTGAGTCAGTCTGGAACGAACTTTGGCGAATCCTGGAATCCAGCTAGTGTTCTTAAAGTGATTGGTGCTACAAATTTCTTAGTAAAGTACATGCACAATGGGAAAGACGGGAAATCAGCTACCGAGATTCTGGATTCTCAGTATATCCGGCCAGCACGGTCCATCACCCGTATTGACTCAAAGTACAGATTTTCTCCTTCTTCTCATGTTGAGGTCCTTCATGAAGATAGCTGGTGGCCTGGTGTTATTCTGAAGGTCTTAGGTACTGGAATCGACAAGAAGTATGTAGTAATGTTGGACTGTCACAAGACAGATCTTGATGAGATCGATATGGATGCGCTGAGGGTTGAAATTACGCAGCTCAGGCCACTGTGTGACTGGGACGGTGAAAAATGGGTACCCTGCTTGAAGAAG GAATCTGCAAAAAGGCCAATTTCCGCTGCCTTGGATAATGACTCGGATAAAATCAGTGACGAACCTGGTTCTCATGTGGACAAAAAGAAGTTGAAGAATGCGGATGTGATACCAGAACAAATTTCTCCCCTTTTGTCTGTTGGTAAAGAAAACATTGAAATTACTCGTAAGCAAGGAAATGCAGTATTGGCACCAAGGTCTGAGTTGTCACCTCCTTCACTGCCACCAATGTCATCATTTGGCCGTCTGagttcttcatcttcacctgctacAAGTTGTCATCTTGCACAATCATCTTCTCACATTCAGGCTTCGTTGTTTGGAGCGTTTGGACAATCAAGGCCTATTCCACAGGGCCTGCCATTAGGAACGCGGTCGCTTATTAGCTCATTTTTTACTGGTATTGAAGGGTCAAAAAGAGTATTAAGCGATCCGGATAAGCAGTCCACTGCTGGAACTGGGACTGAACCGTTCAGACAAATGGAGGGATGTGTTTCTTTACAAACAGCAGTGCCTGTAGGGGAGAAGCCTGAAACT CCAATGGAAAGGATAGATGCTAAAGCCATTGAAGAAGGCAGCAATGTTGTCTCTGTCTCTGAAGACC GTTCACAATCACACCAAGGTAATGCAACACATGATTCTTGCTGTCCTTTGTCTGCGGAATATGTGGCTGTGCATGAGAGTATCATGCGCACAAGTGGCCAGCTTTCAGAATCCTCGGCAATCCAGCATCTTCCAATTGTGAAGACCTCCCCATTGTGGGCACAGCTTGAGGCACTGGAGATATTCAGGACAACGCCACAGCGGCCAAATCTCCATCAGTTTCAGCAGCACGTTCCAGAGCTCCATGAAGGACTGGCACTAGGTCTGATGATCTCTTTTGCTGATCTGGCAGAAAGCATAAACAGGCTAGGTGTTCAGGACGACAATGAGCTCCTCGAGCGGAAGATGGAGTGCCTGGCTTATCTCGAGGCAAGTGGTTTCGATGTCGGGGACCTGAGATCGCGCGTGGAAGCTTTAATTCGCATGAAAAAGCTGGAGGAGGAGATTGCTCGCGAAGAAGCCGACGACCGAGAACTGGGCACGCAACTTCGCGCCCTGGCTATGGCTGTCCATCACCTTGAACTGCATGCCTATCTTGTGCGCAATGTGATAAGGTCTACCGTCGCACGGAGGATGAACAATGCCATGGAGATCTCGAGGCTCAAGGCAGAAGCGAACAATCTATCCACCGCAATGCCACG AACCAGATACATTATTGCCAAGACAACAGCGCCACACACACCGCCATCAAATCCGTCCAAGCTCACCCTGTCTCCTCTCAGATCTCGGTGCCATATTAAGCACAAGGTATTGTTGTTCATTCCTTATTGGATAGTCATTGATATGCATTGA
- the LOC123184178 gene encoding uncharacterized protein encodes MAAKREASVAGQLLVVALVVVPVARGEAKAACLSEYSKLCGKDEKKDAACATEANSVAFIERLFAELATVGQKKRESNTQPTSGGQDALNGSVDKHGGCPGNKTVYAFSSHCAVDCDMACKDPTCSDRCYIDCPYTAARFGYIMATPANKGQFFWAILPELTPSPASPRIAT; translated from the coding sequence ATGGCCGCCAAGCGTGAGGCCAGCGTTGCCGGGCAGCTGCTCGTCGTCGCCCTCGTGGTGGTGCCGGTGGCCAGGGGGGAGGCCAAGGCCGCTTGCCTCAGCGAGTACTCCAAGCTCTGCGGCAAAGACGAGAAGAAGGACGCGGCGTGCGCCACCGAGGCCAACAGCGTGGCCTTCATCGAGCGCTTGTTTGCCGAGCTCGCCACGGTCGGCCAAAAGAAGCGTGAATCAAACACCCAGCCCACGTCTGGGGGGCAGGACGCCCTGAACGGATCCGTCGACAAGCATGGCGGCTGCCCCGGCAACAAGACGGTCTATGCATTCTCCTCCCATTGCGCCGTGGACTGCGACATGGCATGCAAGGATCCTACTTGCTCCGACCGCTGCTACATCGACTGCCCCTATACGGCCGCAAGATTCGGCTACATCATGGCCACCCCGGCCaataagggccagttcttttgggcaattctcccagaattgaccccctccccagcttctcccagaattgccacttaa